The following proteins come from a genomic window of Ferrovibrio sp. MS7:
- the rimM gene encoding ribosome maturation factor RimM (Essential for efficient processing of 16S rRNA), whose translation MAEEKVCLGMITTAHGIRGEVRIKSYTTDPVALGDYGPLTDRSGRVFKLKLRGKPKGEMVVAAIEGIADRNAAEALRNTELFIDRARLPALDDEDAFYQSDLVGLRAETPEGEVLGEVVGLQNFGASDLLEVMPVGKSANRDIVFVSFSPDSVPEVDIDGGRLVVAPGFWLGDASGPQDDGLEEQGKETA comes from the coding sequence ATGGCTGAAGAGAAGGTCTGTCTCGGCATGATCACCACGGCGCATGGCATTCGGGGTGAGGTGAGGATCAAGTCCTACACCACCGATCCGGTTGCGCTGGGGGATTACGGGCCGCTGACCGACCGTTCCGGCCGGGTGTTCAAGCTCAAGCTGCGCGGCAAGCCGAAAGGCGAGATGGTGGTGGCGGCGATCGAAGGCATCGCCGACCGCAACGCCGCCGAGGCCCTGCGCAACACCGAGCTGTTCATCGACCGTGCCAGGCTGCCGGCGCTGGATGACGAAGACGCGTTCTACCAGTCGGACCTTGTCGGTCTGCGGGCCGAGACGCCGGAAGGCGAAGTGCTTGGCGAGGTGGTGGGGCTGCAGAATTTCGGCGCCAGCGATCTGCTGGAAGTGATGCCGGTCGGCAAGTCGGCCAACCGGGATATCGTGTTTGTCTCGTTCAGTCCCGATTCCGTGCCCGAAGTGGATATCGACGGCGGGCGGCTGGTGGTGGCGCCGGGTTTCTGGCTCGGCGATGCCTCCGGTCCCCAGGATGACGGCCTGGAGGAGCAGGGTAAGGAGACGGCGTGA
- the rpsP gene encoding 30S ribosomal protein S16, with amino-acid sequence MSVKIRMTRGGAKKRPYYRIVVADSRSPRDGRFIEKIGSYDPMLPKDRERVQLDVERCKHWLSQGAQPSDRVARFFTQAGLITTWAHGNNPEKAKPKAKAQERLKAEAQKAAEAAAAASAENAG; translated from the coding sequence ATGTCCGTCAAGATCCGCATGACCCGCGGTGGTGCCAAGAAGCGCCCGTATTACCGCATCGTGGTGGCCGACTCGCGCAGCCCGCGCGATGGCCGCTTCATCGAGAAGATCGGTTCCTATGATCCGATGCTGCCGAAGGACCGCGAGCGCGTGCAGCTCGATGTCGAGCGTTGCAAGCATTGGCTGAGCCAGGGCGCGCAGCCGTCCGACCGCGTTGCCCGCTTCTTCACCCAGGCCGGCCTGATCACCACCTGGGCGCATGGCAACAACCCGGAAAAGGCGAAGCCGAAGGCGAAGGCGCAGGAGCGTCTGAAGGCCGAAGCGCAGAAGGCGGCGGAAGCCGCTGCCGCCGCTTCCGCCGAGAATGCCGGCTAA
- the ffh gene encoding signal recognition particle protein — protein sequence MFENLSGKLGQVFDRLRKRGALNEADVNEAMREVRVALLEADVALPVVKTFIDAVKAKAVGQEVLRSVTPGQMVIKIVHDNLIEMLGGRSDAPGAGEDAVGIDLAAVPPVPVLMVGLQGSGKTTSTAKIALRLTQKERKKVLMASLDVHRPAAQEQLKILGEQTGVATLPIVPGQMPVEIAKRAVQAAKLGGYDVLMLDTAGRLHVDEALMHEVAAVRDVVQPHEVLLVADSLTGQDAVTVAKAFNERLAVTGIVLTRVDGDGRGGAALSMRAVTGKPIKLIGVGEKLDAIEPFHPQRIAQRILGMGDIVSLVEKAAETIEKEEAERLAARVQKGQFDLNDMASQLKQLRKMGGMSSVMDMLPGVGKIKQQMANANVDEKVLKRQEAIISSMTGEERKNPKVIHASRKKRIAAGSGTSVQDVNKLLKQHMQMADMMKRMSKLGQKGFMRSMMGAMGGFPGMPK from the coding sequence ATGTTCGAGAATTTAAGCGGCAAACTCGGCCAGGTCTTCGACCGTCTGCGCAAGCGCGGCGCGTTGAACGAAGCCGATGTCAACGAGGCGATGCGGGAAGTGCGCGTCGCCTTGCTGGAAGCCGATGTCGCGCTCCCGGTGGTTAAGACCTTCATCGATGCGGTGAAGGCGAAGGCGGTCGGCCAGGAAGTGCTGCGCTCGGTGACGCCGGGCCAGATGGTCATCAAGATCGTCCACGACAACCTGATCGAGATGCTCGGCGGCCGCAGTGATGCGCCCGGCGCTGGCGAAGATGCCGTCGGCATCGACCTTGCCGCCGTGCCGCCGGTGCCGGTGCTCATGGTCGGTCTGCAGGGTTCGGGCAAGACCACCAGCACGGCCAAGATCGCGCTGCGCCTGACGCAGAAAGAACGCAAGAAGGTGCTGATGGCGTCGCTTGACGTGCATCGCCCCGCCGCGCAAGAGCAGTTGAAGATTCTCGGCGAGCAGACCGGCGTCGCCACGTTGCCGATCGTGCCCGGCCAGATGCCGGTGGAGATCGCCAAGCGCGCCGTGCAGGCCGCCAAGCTCGGCGGCTATGACGTGCTGATGCTGGATACCGCCGGCCGCCTGCATGTCGATGAAGCGCTGATGCATGAAGTGGCGGCGGTACGCGATGTGGTGCAGCCGCATGAAGTGCTGCTGGTCGCCGATAGCCTCACCGGCCAGGATGCGGTCACTGTCGCCAAGGCGTTCAATGAGCGCCTTGCCGTCACTGGCATCGTGCTCACCCGCGTCGATGGCGATGGCCGTGGCGGTGCTGCGCTCTCGATGCGTGCCGTCACCGGCAAGCCGATCAAGCTGATCGGTGTCGGCGAAAAGCTCGATGCCATCGAGCCGTTCCACCCGCAGCGCATCGCGCAGCGCATCCTCGGCATGGGCGATATCGTCAGCCTGGTCGAGAAGGCGGCGGAGACCATCGAGAAGGAAGAGGCCGAGCGCCTGGCTGCCCGTGTGCAGAAGGGTCAGTTCGACCTCAACGACATGGCCAGCCAGCTCAAGCAGTTGCGCAAGATGGGCGGCATGTCGAGCGTCATGGACATGCTGCCGGGTGTCGGCAAGATCAAGCAGCAGATGGCCAACGCCAATGTCGACGAGAAGGTTTTGAAGCGCCAGGAGGCGATCATCTCCTCGATGACCGGCGAGGAGCGCAAGAATCCCAAGGTGATCCACGCCTCGCGCAAGAAGCGCATCGCGGCGGGCTCCGGCACCTCGGTGCAGGATGTGAATAAGCTGCTGAAGCAGCATATGCAGATGGCCGACATGATGAAGCGCATGTCGAAGCTGGGACAGAAGGGCTTCATGCGCTCGATGATGGGCGCCATGGGCGGCTTTCCCGGCATGCCGAAGTGA